In one window of Mercurialis annua linkage group LG4, ddMerAnnu1.2, whole genome shotgun sequence DNA:
- the LOC126678189 gene encoding NAC transcription factor 29-like gives MEAKPKSDIHLPPGFRFHPSDEELIVHYLNNKIASNPLPASVVADLDLYKYNPWDLPKKACFGKEEWYFFTPRDRKYPKGARPNRTAASGYWKATGTDKPIVTSGGMSSIGVKKALVFYKGRPPKGIKTNWIMHEYRSLDSDSTWHAKKTDSMRLDDWVLCRVRQKSCFTKSTWEDQNDDPSSESPTAANYFPEQNQMIKTYDYPMLPYIFASQDFTYIDKASSSDKNNNLQFSLACFDNMFNPQKRKHKSCILPTKKIIKGAVTTIESGGTRLDEMVSNSHVEWNSLMQYQQLHHLAFTGSE, from the exons atGGAGGCCAAACCGAAATCAGATATTCATCTTCCTCCTGGATTTAGGTTCCATCCATCTGATGAGGAGCTGATAGTGCACTACTTAAACAACAAAATTGCTTCAAATCCTCTTCCTGCTTCTGTTGTTGCTGACTTAGATCTCTATAAGTACAATCCATGGGACTTACCAa aGAAAGCTTGTTTTGGCAAAGAGGAATGGTATTTCTTTACACCAAGAGACAGAAAATATCCTAAAGGAGCAAGGCCTAATAGGACAGCAGCCTCGGGTTATTGGAAGGCCACCGGAACTGATAAACCGATTGTTACATCAGGGGGTATGAGTAGTATCGGAGTAAAGAAGGCGCTTGTGTTCTATAAAGGACGACCTCCTAAAGGAATTAAAACTAACTGGATCATGCATGAATATAGATCGCTTGATTCAGATTCGACCTGGCATGCTAAGAAAACAGACTCCATGAGG CTAGATGATTGGGTGCTATGTCGAGTTAGACAAAAAAGCTGCTTTACAAAAAGCACTTGGGAAGATCAAAACGATGATCCAAGTTCTGAATCTCCAACCGCTGCAAATTACTTCCCGGAACAgaaccaaatgattaaaaccTATGATTACCCAATGTTGCCTTACATTTTCGCCTCTCAAGATTTTACTTACATTGACAAAGCCTCGTCCAGTGATAAGAATAATAATCTTCAATTCTCACTTGCTTGTTTCGACAATATGTTTAATCCGCAAAAAAGAAAGCATAAGAGTTGTATCCTACCAACCAAGAAGATTATAAAAGGAGCAGTGACTACTATAGAAAGCGGAGGAACCAGGTTAGATGAAATGGTCAGTAACAGTCATGTTGAATGGAATTCTCTCATGCAGTATCAACAGCTTCATCACTTGGCCTTCACAGGAAGTGAATAG
- the LOC126678190 gene encoding syntaxin-71-like: MSVIEILTRVDAICNKYDRYDVEKLKDLNVSGDDAFARLYASVEADIESALQKAEIASKETKKASAVALNAEIRRTKAKLLEEVPKLQRLAVKKVKGLSTEELTARNDLVLALPDRIQAIPDGAAAAPKQTGGWSGSSASHTGIKFDSGGQFDNEYFQETEASSQFRQEYEMRRVKQDQGLDMISDGLDTLKNMAHDMNEEFDRQVPLMDEIDTKVDKATADLKNTNVRLKDTVNQLRSSRNFCIDIILLCVILGIAAYLYNVLKK, encoded by the exons ATGAGCGTAATCGAAATTTTAACAAGAGTAGACGCGATCTGTAACAAATATGATCGATACGACGTCGAAAAGCTAAAAGATCTCAATGTCTCCGGTGACGATGCCTTCGCTCGCCTCTATGCTTCCGTGGAGGCCGATATCGAGTCCGCTCTTCAG AAAGCGGAGATTGCTTCAAAAGAGACTAAAAAGGCATCTGCAGTTGCTTTAAATGCGGAGATTCGTCGAACCAAAGCTAAATTGTTAGAGGAGGTCCCGAAGTTACAGAGATTGGCTGTTAAAAAG GTTAAAGGGCTCTCAACAGAAGAGCTTACTGCCCGTAATGATTTGGTCCTGGCATTGCCGGATAGAATTCAAGCTATTCCTGATGGAGCTGCTGCTGCTCCCAAACAAACTGGAGGCTGGAGTGGTTCTTCAGCATCCCATACGGGAATCAAATTTGATTCAG GTGGTCAGTTTGATAATGAATATTTTCAAGAAACTGAAGCATCAAGTCAATTTAGGCAAGAGTATGAAATGCGTAGAGTGAAGCAG GATCAAGGTTTGGATATGATTTCAGACGGGCTGGATACTCTGAAAAACATGGCTCATGACATGAATGAG GAGTTTGATAGGCAAGTCCCTTTGATGGATGAGATTGATACAAAG GTGGACAAGGCAACAGCTGACCTGAAAAATACCAATGTTAGACTTAAAGACACTGTTAACCAG TTGAGATCTAGCAGAAATTTTTGCATTGATATTATTTTGCTATGCGTAATTCTGGGAATCGCTGCCTATTTATACAA TGTGCTGAAGAAGTGA